The Fulvivirga ligni genome window below encodes:
- a CDS encoding LacI family DNA-binding transcriptional regulator, with the protein MAKTRLTINDIATSLNISKTAVSFILNGRAKEKGISDKLVIKVHKKIKELGYRPNQFAQGLRTGRTNIIGLMVEDISNPFFASIAKEIEDKALQNNYKIVYCSTENDRDRAKEFLNMFTTLGVDGCIIAPTMGMEDDIKELMNNGMDVVLFDRKFKNISNDVVMVNNEEGTYNAIKHLVDRGYKKIAMIALALGKAEKEARIIGYKDAVAEFGLETHVFPLPFKAKYKDYVEDIGQIIKDNPDFDAILFGTNYLGISGLEAINDLGLEIPKDLAIVSFDDHDLFRIHKPKITVVSQPIEEISQTVIDTLLDRLKSTKKDASKKSITLSATLIERESTAAKS; encoded by the coding sequence ATGGCCAAAACCAGACTTACCATAAATGACATTGCTACGTCGCTCAATATTTCCAAAACGGCTGTCTCATTCATATTGAATGGAAGAGCCAAAGAGAAGGGAATTAGCGATAAGCTTGTAATTAAAGTTCATAAAAAAATAAAGGAACTGGGCTATCGCCCAAACCAATTTGCTCAGGGTCTTAGAACCGGACGGACTAATATTATCGGTCTTATGGTGGAAGACATTTCTAACCCATTCTTCGCTAGCATAGCCAAAGAAATAGAGGATAAGGCACTTCAAAATAATTATAAAATAGTTTACTGTAGTACAGAAAACGATCGAGACAGAGCCAAGGAGTTTTTAAACATGTTTACCACGCTGGGAGTAGACGGCTGCATTATAGCACCTACTATGGGCATGGAAGATGATATTAAAGAGCTGATGAACAACGGCATGGATGTAGTGCTCTTTGATAGGAAATTCAAAAACATATCCAACGACGTGGTGATGGTCAACAACGAGGAAGGTACCTATAATGCCATCAAACACCTTGTAGACCGAGGATACAAAAAGATAGCAATGATCGCCCTGGCATTAGGTAAAGCGGAAAAAGAAGCCCGTATTATCGGCTATAAAGATGCCGTAGCAGAGTTTGGACTTGAAACGCATGTCTTTCCGTTACCATTTAAGGCCAAATACAAAGATTACGTAGAAGATATAGGTCAAATAATAAAAGACAATCCTGATTTCGATGCTATCCTTTTCGGAACTAACTATTTGGGAATTAGTGGATTAGAAGCTATTAATGATCTTGGTCTTGAAATACCAAAAGACCTGGCTATAGTATCTTTCGATGATCATGACCTTTTCAGAATACATAAGCCTAAAATCACGGTAGTCTCACAACCCATAGAAGAGATTTCTCAGACAGTAATTGACACTTTATTAGATAGACTTAAAAGCACCAAAAAAGATGCTTCAAAGAAGTCCATTACCTTATCTGCCACTCTGATTGAAAGAGAATCAACAGCCGCAAAAAGCTAG